From Candidatus Amoebophilus asiaticus 5a2, the proteins below share one genomic window:
- a CDS encoding Smr/MutS family protein — MPRFSTVSYWREKNEGPQVGLPVAISSSTASDSSKNLALYKGKSIKSRKNKKQAALQEQQMKKAQKDTSGQASSVSCSIAEAGPVESITTRLRAEIIALETAGKYLAAAQGMDRLLKILDSPTFEDLCYALALNRKAPFVQQRKNRTHQLAKLIDKHLKIDSQASEIYFSEYSWHQLRSCLDYLVEKTAADSACELYQLKYKVMGEDIVEHMQWLLAHMRSYKYPISISSRNYATEGNKSEQGVWDVYKKELSIKNYTQEELRTKSFPYLFHGGKLDTTYLNPTTFYNLMVRAGFQEEDFKEGKHGFQDKVLVKPIILTKTKLNECHEELRELINSTLKKAKYPYITFIFSLHPDIKFNVNELYSYDSNTLNSLARYFFYELSSSPSTIVALQENRLYFCFYNTKQATLDLHHATLKEAFDKVKEFIVKRYNKFESECTIITGRGNHVNSDVQRGILHQEFRKWAQNELKPYIESYRATSANGCYKVKLKEPISLLLIDDPLNPNVEQLVEKIMEAEQTNNKRLIIKHQQAQLNNCRYYHELVHKTWVTLHERYKQNLPSIIDGYEELSTSNTNREDGLWISWGK; from the coding sequence TTGCCAAGATTTAGTACAGTTTCCTATTGGAGAGAAAAAAATGAGGGTCCACAGGTAGGATTGCCGGTTGCTATTTCTTCCTCTACTGCTTCAGACTCTTCTAAAAATCTTGCCTTATATAAAGGTAAGTCCATAAAATCTAGGAAAAATAAGAAGCAAGCTGCCCTACAGGAGCAACAAATGAAGAAGGCACAAAAAGACACAAGCGGACAAGCAAGCTCTGTTAGTTGTAGCATTGCTGAAGCTGGGCCAGTTGAAAGCATTACCACTCGGTTAAGGGCAGAGATTATAGCTCTAGAAACGGCAGGGAAGTATTTAGCAGCTGCACAAGGAATGGACCGATTGCTAAAAATACTAGATTCACCGACGTTTGAAGATCTATGTTATGCACTAGCTTTAAATCGTAAAGCCCCTTTTGTTCAACAAAGGAAGAATCGTACTCATCAGCTTGCTAAACTTATTGACAAGCATCTGAAGATTGATTCCCAAGCTTCAGAAATATATTTCTCGGAATATAGTTGGCATCAACTTCGTTCTTGCCTAGATTATTTAGTTGAAAAAACAGCAGCAGATTCAGCCTGTGAGTTATATCAACTTAAATATAAAGTAATGGGTGAAGATATTGTTGAACATATGCAATGGCTATTGGCACATATGCGATCCTATAAATATCCCATAAGTATAAGCAGCCGTAATTATGCTACAGAAGGAAATAAGTCAGAGCAAGGCGTCTGGGATGTTTATAAGAAAGAATTAAGCATTAAAAATTATACTCAAGAAGAACTACGGACAAAATCATTTCCCTACTTGTTTCATGGAGGTAAGCTCGATACAACCTATTTAAACCCAACAACTTTTTATAATTTAATGGTTCGAGCTGGTTTTCAAGAAGAGGACTTTAAAGAAGGGAAGCATGGATTTCAAGATAAAGTTCTTGTTAAGCCTATTATACTAACCAAGACTAAACTTAATGAATGCCATGAAGAACTTCGAGAACTCATCAATTCAACTTTAAAAAAGGCAAAATATCCTTATATCACATTTATATTTAGCTTACATCCTGATATAAAATTTAATGTAAATGAGTTATATAGCTATGATAGCAACACTTTGAATAGTCTAGCAAGGTATTTCTTTTATGAGCTTTCAAGTTCACCATCCACAATTGTAGCGTTGCAAGAAAATCGTCTTTATTTTTGTTTCTATAATACCAAACAAGCCACTTTAGACTTACATCACGCAACACTGAAAGAAGCTTTTGATAAAGTAAAAGAATTTATTGTAAAGAGATATAATAAGTTTGAGTCTGAGTGTACTATTATCACAGGACGTGGCAACCATGTTAATTCAGATGTGCAAAGAGGTATATTACACCAAGAATTTCGCAAATGGGCCCAAAATGAACTTAAGCCCTATATTGAATCTTATAGGGCAACTTCAGCTAACGGATGTTATAAAGTAAAATTAAAAGAACCTATTTCTTTACTCTTGATTGATGATCCGTTAAACCCCAATGTTGAGCAATTGGTAGAAAAAATAATGGAGGCAGAACAGACAAATAACAAGCGTCTTATCATCAAGCACCAACAAGCACAATTGAATAATTGTAGATACTACCATGAGCTAGTACATAAAACTTGGGTTACATTGCATGAGCGTTATAAACAAAATTTGCCGTCTATTATTGATGGATATGAGGAACTAAGTACAAGCAATACAAATAGAGAGGATGGTCTTTGGATTAGCTGGGGGAAATAA
- a CDS encoding Rpn family recombination-promoting nuclease/putative transposase, whose amino-acid sequence MLYVYTLIENQSTHNKLMAFSMLSYNVALMEQHLNEGYQELPIIVNICIYTGKKSPYPYSQDICDYFEGVELAREQMFKHFKLLDLSVLSQEELLKDGTFGSVEALLRQGRERDYLNWINNNQVLIWELVSNYGLSIVIYILTTDDKNDADYLMQAIIEAVLEQKEIIVTAAQQLRQVDIQTGLIKGIKEGIEQGKEEGVKLGIQAKAQAIDKSMLKEGLEISLIQKVTGISREAIEKLTKE is encoded by the coding sequence ATGCTTTATGTATATACGTTAATAGAGAACCAGAGTACCCATAATAAACTGATGGCTTTTAGTATGCTATCCTACAATGTGGCACTTATGGAACAACACTTGAATGAGGGGTACCAGGAGTTACCTATCATTGTTAACATATGTATATATACTGGTAAAAAAAGTCCTTATCCATATTCACAAGACATTTGCGATTATTTTGAAGGCGTAGAACTAGCTAGAGAGCAGATGTTTAAGCATTTTAAACTTCTGGACTTAAGTGTCTTATCCCAAGAAGAATTACTAAAAGATGGAACGTTTGGATCAGTGGAAGCATTGCTTAGACAGGGTAGGGAGCGGGACTATTTGAATTGGATAAATAATAATCAAGTATTAATTTGGGAGTTAGTGAGTAATTATGGATTAAGTATAGTAATTTATATACTCACAACCGATGATAAGAATGATGCTGATTATCTTATGCAAGCAATAATAGAAGCAGTACTAGAACAAAAAGAAATTATTGTGACAGCCGCACAACAATTAAGACAAGTAGATATACAAACAGGACTTATAAAAGGCATCAAGGAAGGTATCGAACAAGGTAAGGAAGAAGGTGTTAAGTTAGGTATACAAGCTAAAGCACAAGCTATCGATAAAAGTATGCTTAAAGAAGGACTTGAAATTAGTTTAATTCAGAAAGTAACAGGGATTAGTAGAGAAGCTATAGAAAAGCTTACAAAAGAATAA
- a CDS encoding tetratricopeptide repeat protein: protein MKRTYTLFQQYIAYALLVSYFLQSCGGLNNPVLPIKEDVTASIHTPPIIAPNIQTLVDQTLTAQGGHAVTLYEDKGQLQASVEIVDEKSKVFNGIAVSIEKGTDLRSLAHLPKRIQQYRIQVEFDEKGTPVRIGIHKPWLMGGMERGEDEENNDKEKKGMDEEDDGEQKKKEDKRRGKKKAKDERKLSSSEILAEFISNKGEHYQVFKEITLEMAEEVQKQTGLVIPFKPGQNSKEFVGGKGSFGELRLGKQKTTERYFGIKVIDLARCDSKERKRIKDEAILQEKLSGLPNLMSIIDIGEIDNKTSLCYVMPLAALGSGAKLKDYLKSIKDKAFKEALLVHIAKGILNGFKGMHNLVEPPIAHLDFKPDNLVIDSEGEIYIIDFGCSQEMDPNGKIHEYPGGTERYCSPERTNKKLNKYKLKDDQDNSFSGKAADSWAIGITLLEMITGDNVNSKNLLNKNTNKQYLSKIGKTHNLLADDNTYSYASMVKSFLNPDEKERLTPEEALTWPLFQQETEAEILNLLKEFVQTIQRNKGITSAQQLPLPHFTGYVPRLSLEQDVIDQLLRNVPLVACIGIGGVGKSQLLTYLVHHEKLQQAYKIYWFQSADKESALLAQYHGLAQELKLVDEKTPAEVAKTALLSWLEKQGNTNSTLLVFDNADDPNLLKTFLPKGGCQSLVSSRSPNWENKVPIGEFTELEVYELLAKLLPDRDVVLEEAKLLGEELGYLPLALKLAIAWMRQEGISIKEYLEIYKAKKQELLKTKRKLFGNDLPHSMVTLYQIQIEKLKKECPEAIILLEYTSLLAPDDIPLALLGEGLLAGCIPDATYKKAQQALLSYALWQEDKGIESVRIHRLMQEVTKLSLDKKLLKERLSNIISHITNEFIKESKDVLADEVYKKTLGPHLEALEKLLNNLQNEQSETTNLINQKEFATLITCIARYHHYQGINYKDALIYYQKALEMYRTIYTGNHPDIASSLDNIGNVYYDLIQYQEALKYYEQAFEIKKTIYKDTHPSVATSLNNIGNVYRDLGRRQDALNYLKRALAMRQALYTGNHPDIANSLNSIGMIHQVLGENQEALKYYEQALKMRQAIYTNNHPDIASSLHGIGTFYCMLKADSKALPYFKQALEIYKAIYTDKHPKVAYILNNIGIIYQSSGDYSKALQYLEDTLTIYKVIYSDNHPHVASVLQNIGGIYNSLTDYTKAVDYLIQALKMKKAIYAGNHPFVATALDSIGIVYHNSHEYEKALEYYEEALKMRQALYKGNHPDIVCSLNNIGNVYSRLVQHQEALKYYQQAPEMGQGIYTNNHPDIVNPLNNIEEINEGKQQEIIKKISQAARNVKVVGQNKRFDINGVSEQDVKRFFEELSITTKYITKGKQLRLTIGMDTKEYERLKSKIKKRLGDK from the coding sequence ATGAAAAGAACTTATACGCTGTTCCAGCAATACATAGCTTATGCTTTACTTGTCAGCTACTTTTTACAAAGCTGTGGAGGATTGAATAACCCAGTTCTTCCTATCAAAGAAGACGTGACAGCGTCTATACATACTCCACCAATCATTGCTCCAAATATTCAAACTTTAGTTGACCAAACATTAACAGCACAAGGTGGGCATGCAGTTACATTGTACGAGGATAAAGGGCAGCTCCAGGCCAGTGTAGAAATAGTAGATGAAAAAAGTAAGGTTTTTAATGGGATAGCTGTATCCATAGAAAAGGGGACAGATTTAAGAAGTTTAGCACACTTACCTAAAAGAATTCAGCAATATCGCATCCAAGTAGAATTTGATGAAAAGGGGACGCCAGTTAGAATAGGTATACATAAACCATGGTTAATGGGAGGGATGGAAAGAGGGGAAGATGAAGAGAATAATGATAAAGAAAAAAAAGGAATGGACGAAGAGGACGATGGCGAACAAAAAAAGAAAGAGGATAAAAGGAGAGGCAAGAAGAAGGCAAAGGATGAGAGAAAATTATCTTCTTCTGAGATTTTAGCCGAATTTATTAGTAATAAAGGAGAACACTACCAAGTATTTAAGGAGATCACCCTAGAGATGGCCGAAGAAGTACAAAAACAAACAGGGCTGGTTATACCATTTAAGCCTGGCCAGAATAGTAAGGAATTTGTTGGTGGAAAAGGTAGTTTTGGGGAATTAAGATTGGGTAAACAAAAAACTACTGAAAGATATTTTGGTATTAAGGTAATCGATCTTGCTAGATGCGATAGTAAGGAAAGAAAAAGGATAAAAGATGAAGCCATCCTACAGGAAAAATTAAGTGGACTACCTAACTTGATGTCTATTATTGATATAGGAGAAATTGATAATAAAACCTCCTTATGCTATGTAATGCCCCTGGCAGCTCTTGGCAGTGGTGCTAAACTAAAAGATTACTTGAAAAGTATTAAAGATAAAGCTTTCAAAGAAGCGCTTTTAGTACATATAGCCAAAGGTATATTGAATGGATTTAAAGGCATGCATAATCTAGTTGAACCCCCTATAGCACATCTAGATTTTAAGCCGGATAACCTAGTAATAGATAGTGAAGGGGAGATCTATATTATTGATTTTGGTTGTTCTCAAGAAATGGACCCAAATGGAAAAATACACGAGTATCCTGGAGGAACTGAGCGCTATTGCTCTCCTGAAAGGACCAATAAAAAGCTCAATAAGTATAAATTAAAAGACGATCAAGATAACTCATTCTCAGGTAAAGCAGCTGATAGCTGGGCTATAGGAATAACATTGCTAGAGATGATTACTGGAGACAATGTAAATTCAAAAAATCTCCTTAATAAGAATACTAACAAGCAGTACCTTTCTAAGATTGGTAAAACACATAATTTATTAGCTGATGATAATACATATAGTTATGCATCAATGGTAAAAAGCTTCCTAAATCCGGATGAGAAAGAGCGTCTTACTCCTGAAGAGGCGCTAACCTGGCCACTGTTTCAGCAAGAAACCGAGGCTGAGATATTAAATTTATTAAAAGAATTTGTACAAACTATACAACGCAATAAAGGGATAACTAGTGCCCAACAACTGCCTCTTCCACATTTTACCGGTTATGTCCCGCGCTTATCCTTAGAGCAAGATGTTATTGATCAACTGCTGAGAAATGTACCCTTGGTAGCTTGTATAGGTATAGGAGGGGTTGGAAAAAGCCAGCTGTTGACCTACCTAGTACATCACGAAAAGCTACAACAAGCCTACAAAATCTATTGGTTCCAATCAGCAGATAAAGAAAGCGCTTTATTAGCCCAATACCATGGATTAGCCCAAGAGTTGAAGCTGGTGGATGAAAAAACACCTGCTGAAGTAGCTAAAACTGCTTTATTATCATGGCTAGAAAAGCAGGGGAATACTAATTCTACCTTGCTGGTATTTGATAACGCCGATGATCCAAATTTATTAAAAACTTTTTTACCGAAAGGAGGCTGTCAATCCCTGGTAAGCTCTCGCTCCCCTAATTGGGAAAACAAAGTACCCATAGGCGAATTTACAGAATTAGAAGTGTATGAGCTTCTAGCAAAATTGTTGCCTGATAGAGACGTGGTTCTTGAGGAAGCTAAGTTGCTCGGAGAGGAATTAGGATATTTGCCTCTAGCTTTAAAACTGGCGATTGCTTGGATGAGACAAGAAGGAATAAGTATAAAGGAGTATTTGGAAATTTACAAAGCAAAAAAGCAAGAATTGCTTAAAACTAAACGGAAGTTATTTGGCAATGATTTGCCTCACTCGATGGTAACCTTATATCAAATTCAGATAGAGAAGCTAAAAAAAGAATGTCCAGAGGCCATCATCTTGCTAGAGTACACTTCTTTGCTAGCACCAGATGATATACCATTGGCATTGCTGGGCGAAGGCCTATTAGCAGGATGTATCCCTGATGCTACCTATAAGAAGGCTCAGCAAGCACTACTGTCCTATGCTTTGTGGCAAGAAGATAAAGGAATAGAAAGTGTACGGATACACCGCTTGATGCAGGAAGTTACCAAACTATCTCTAGATAAAAAACTGTTGAAAGAGCGATTATCAAATATAATTAGTCATATAACAAACGAATTTATAAAAGAAAGCAAGGATGTACTAGCGGATGAAGTTTATAAAAAAACTTTGGGTCCTCATCTAGAAGCTTTAGAGAAGTTATTAAATAATTTACAAAATGAGCAAAGTGAAACAACCAATTTAATTAATCAGAAAGAGTTTGCAACTCTAATTACTTGTATAGCTCGTTATCACCATTATCAAGGAATAAACTATAAGGACGCCTTAATTTATTACCAGAAAGCTCTTGAAATGTATAGGACAATCTATACAGGTAATCATCCAGATATAGCTAGTTCACTGGATAATATAGGAAATGTTTATTACGATTTAATTCAGTATCAAGAAGCTTTGAAATATTATGAGCAAGCCTTTGAAATAAAAAAGACCATCTATAAAGACACTCATCCTTCTGTAGCTACTTCACTCAATAATATAGGTAATGTTTATCGAGATTTAGGACGGCGCCAAGATGCATTGAATTACTTGAAGCGAGCCCTTGCAATGAGGCAAGCCTTGTATACAGGCAATCATCCTGATATAGCTAATTCGCTCAATAGTATAGGAATGATTCACCAAGTGTTAGGCGAGAACCAAGAAGCTTTGAAGTATTATGAACAAGCCCTTAAAATGAGACAGGCCATCTATACAAACAATCATCCAGATATAGCTAGTTCTCTTCATGGTATAGGAACTTTTTATTGCATGTTAAAAGCTGATTCAAAAGCATTACCCTACTTTAAGCAAGCCCTTGAAATATATAAGGCTATCTATACAGATAAACATCCGAAGGTAGCTTATATACTTAATAATATAGGAATTATTTATCAAAGTTCAGGAGACTATAGCAAAGCCTTACAATACTTAGAAGATACCCTTACAATATATAAGGTGATCTATTCCGACAATCATCCGCATGTAGCTAGCGTACTCCAGAATATAGGAGGTATTTATAACAGTTTAACAGATTATACCAAAGCAGTAGATTACTTGATACAAGCTCTTAAAATGAAAAAGGCTATTTATGCAGGCAATCATCCTTTTGTAGCTACTGCTCTCGATAGTATAGGAATTGTTTATCACAATTCACACGAGTATGAAAAAGCCTTAGAATACTATGAAGAAGCTCTTAAAATGAGGCAGGCTCTATATAAAGGCAATCATCCTGATATAGTGTGTTCACTCAATAATATAGGCAATGTTTATAGCAGGTTAGTCCAGCATCAAGAAGCTTTGAAGTATTACCAACAAGCCCCTGAAATGGGACAGGGTATCTATACAAACAATCATCCAGATATAGTTAATCCACTTAATAATATAGAGGAAATTAATGAGGGTAAACAACAAGAAATTATAAAAAAAATAAGCCAAGCGGCCAGAAATGTTAAAGTAGTAGGGCAAAATAAAAGATTTGACATTAATGGTGTATCAGAACAGGATGTAAAAAGATTTTTTGAAGAACTATCTATTACAACTAAATATATCACAAAAGGGAAGCAACTAAGATTGACGATCGGTATGGATACAAAGGAATATGAGAGGTTAAAATCGAAAATTAAAAAGAGGCTAGGAGATAAATAG
- a CDS encoding IS5-like element ISCaa6 family transposase, which yields MHLTYTRISKYPYNFRRITGLRLETFDKLVQKVRPLFEKLEASKLRHGRRSHLPTLEDKLLCVLVYYRTYISHVFLGYLFNLHNANICRLLRKMEPLLAKKISIKKDRTLTPDKVLRILADVSEQPTQRPSKKQKKSYSGKKKRHTIKTEIVIREDGRILSVSKSHKGRVHDFKIRKGEKPLPKESLKLADSGYQGWQKLQSNVMIPYKKSRKRPLTKEQKDHNRKLASIRMKVEHKIREIKVFKIMAEVYRNFQKKYNLRFNIISGLINFKYAF from the coding sequence ATGCATTTAACCTACACCAGAATAAGCAAGTACCCATACAATTTTAGAAGAATAACTGGATTGAGGCTAGAAACATTTGATAAATTAGTTCAAAAAGTAAGGCCTCTCTTTGAAAAGTTAGAAGCGAGCAAGCTGCGCCATGGACGTCGGAGCCATTTACCTACCTTAGAGGATAAACTGCTCTGTGTTTTGGTATATTACCGCACCTATATTAGCCATGTATTTCTAGGCTACTTATTTAACTTACACAACGCTAACATATGCCGCTTGCTAAGAAAAATGGAGCCCTTACTAGCTAAGAAAATTAGCATTAAAAAAGATAGGACTTTAACCCCAGACAAGGTATTGCGCATATTAGCAGATGTAAGTGAACAGCCTACGCAAAGACCTAGTAAAAAGCAAAAGAAATCTTATTCAGGCAAGAAAAAGAGACATACCATAAAAACAGAGATAGTCATCAGAGAAGATGGGAGAATACTGTCTGTCTCCAAATCACATAAAGGAAGAGTGCATGACTTTAAAATCCGTAAAGGAGAAAAACCCTTACCTAAAGAAAGCTTAAAGCTGGCAGATAGTGGTTATCAAGGCTGGCAAAAGCTACAGAGCAATGTAATGATACCCTACAAAAAGAGCCGTAAGCGGCCATTAACCAAAGAGCAAAAAGACCATAACAGAAAGCTAGCCTCCATACGCATGAAGGTAGAGCATAAGATAAGAGAGATCAAGGTATTTAAAATTATGGCAGAGGTATACAGGAATTTTCAGAAAAAATATAACCTTCGCTTTAACATTATATCCGGGCTTATAAACTTCAAGTACGCTTTTTAA